AATGGGAAGCGAAAATAAAAATCATTGTGAGAAATCCTGTTTGTAGTTATGCACATTCATTCTGTTGAGCGATTGTGGAAAAGTGTTTGCGGAAATTAGATTGATACATTTGCAAACTTTTCGGGTTGTTAGCTCAGCTGGTTTAGAGCGCTACCTTGACAAGGTAGAGGTCACCGGTTCAAATCCAGTACAACCCACAAATTTTTTTGAAAAATTATTTTTCGTCTTTGTAGATTTTCACTTCTGATTTCCCGTCACTTTTTTTGTATGCGCGATACATTCCTGCCGAATTGAACGGCATGGCAATATTTCCTTTCGCGTCAATGGCAATGAGCCCGCCTTCTGCTCCCTGAGCGACAAGTTTTTTCATCACCACTTCATTCGCTGCCTGTACGAGCGTCATTCCTTTATATTCCATCAGCGCGGAAACATCATACGCCACCACGTTGCGAATGAAAAATTCTCCATGGCCGGTGCAGCTCACCGCGCAGGTTTTGTTGTTCGCATACGTGCCCGCACCAATAATCGGAGAATCGCCCACGCGCCCGAATTTTTTGTTGGTCATTCCGCCCGTGGAAGTTCCTGCGGAAATATTTCCGTATTTATCCAGCGCAACACAACCGACAGTTCCGAATTTTTTGTCTGGCATAAACTCTGCATCTTTCGGATGAACATAACCGGATGTGTCGGAAGAATTATGGTCGAGTTTTATTTCATCCTGCTTTTTTATTTTTTGAAGTTGCTGCCAGCGTTTCTCATCGTAAAAATATTTCGGGTCTTCAATTTTTAATCCCTGTTCCTTTGCGAATTTATCCGCGCCTTCTCCTGATAATAATACGTGCGGAGATTTTTCCATCACCGCTCTCGCGCCTTCAATCGGATTTTTTATGGTGTGAACTCCGGCAACTGCACCGGCTTTCAAATTTTTTCCGTCCATTACGCTTGCATCCATTTCATTTTTTCCATCGTGATTAAACACCGAACCCTTGCCCGCGTTGAAGAGTGGAG
Above is a genomic segment from Bacteroidota bacterium containing:
- a CDS encoding isoaspartyl peptidase/L-asparaginase, which produces MKNKIILSAIILTAGTNLFSQKTSMENFAIVIHGGAGTILKDSMSPQLEQQYKDKLNEALNAGYDVLAKGGTSMDAVIASIKVMEDSPLFNAGKGSVFNHDGKNEMDASVMDGKNLKAGAVAGVHTIKNPIEGARAVMEKSPHVLLSGEGADKFAKEQGLKIEDPKYFYDEKRWQQLQKIKKQDEIKLDHNSSDTSGYVHPKDAEFMPDKKFGTVGCVALDKYGNISAGTSTGGMTNKKFGRVGDSPIIGAGTYANNKTCAVSCTGHGEFFIRNVVAYDVSALMEYKGMTLVQAANEVVMKKLVAQGAEGGLIAIDAKGNIAMPFNSAGMYRAYKKSDGKSEVKIYKDEK